In the genome of Maribacter forsetii DSM 18668, the window AACGCCGTGGTCATGACTATAACAGTAGTGGTGGTATTCTAGAATCTAACCGAATGGATTGGGTGGTTGATTGCGCTATTCTGCTAGAGGAATTTTCTGGCTGGACAGATAAAGACAAAACCGACTTGCGTAGTTGGTTTGGTGAATTATCTACCTGGATGGTAGAAAGTCCGGAAGGTATTGAAGAAGCTATGCAGCCGAACAACCATGGAGCGTGGTATAATCAACATCTTATTCTCTTTTCTCTGTATGGTGAAAAACCTGAGATTGCACGTGCTTTTCTTGAACGCATGCCTGCACGTATTTTTGGACAGGTTTTCATAGATGGCCGCCAACCACAAGAACTTATTCGAACAAATGCATTAAGCTATAGTATTTACGGTGCACGTGCGCTAGTAGGTGTTGCCCGCCTTGGTCGCCATCTTGATATTGACCTTTTTGCCTATCGCAGCACAGAGGGCAGAAGTATACGACTTGCCATAGATTACATTACACCTTTTATTCTGGGTGAAGAAGAATGGCCTTGTAGTCAAATTAGACCACTGCGTACCGGAAGAGCCAACGAGTTATATTGGAATGCAGCCCTTGGATTTCAGGATCGTGAATTTGCCAATATTCTGCATAAGTTACCTGGAGACCAATTACCATCGCCCATAGTACAGTTATTAGACCCATTGCCTGAAGGGTGGTAAATCTTGTTCTTTCTAAATAGTTAGGCGGCCTCTTTTTTTATAGATATTGTAAATTACAGAGCATATACATTGAATTACCTTAATGAGTAGTAGCATTTGAAAAATAGAATACATTAGTGGAGCATACCAATCCAATTTCGTTATGAAAAGAAACTATATCTTCTTAGTATTTACCCTATTCTATTTAAGCGCTTCTGCTCAAGACAGTTTCAACAAACTCCCACAGGCAGCAAAAATCAGCTGCCCAATGCTATTGATTAACGAGCATATCATCGCCAATAAAAATATCATCACTTCAAAGGAAGACATTGAAGAAATAGGAGTAATAAAAGATAAACCTAGTCGCGAAACGCATTTTTATAATCTTACAGCAAACGGTATTCTGTTTGCTAAACTTAAAAAGGAAATAGCCTCTAAAACACAAGCTGAGCTGAACAACTTTCTGGATTTGGATGAAAATAACCCTGTATATGTAAACGGTTATTTATTGGAGCATGACACGTATACCATTGCTACAGAAAGTATTGCAGAAGTGGAACTGGTAGCCCCAAATAATGAAAATAACTTAACTGAAAAAGTCATCAATATTTGGACATTAACTCAAGAAGAACGTGAAAATGGCTGTGCATTGTCCCAAATGAAGTAAATTAGTTGTTCACCTCATCATCAATCATCATGAAAACAACAATCACACTTATCACCTTCCTCTTATTTACAACAACTTGTCTTTTCGCCCAACAAGACAAATTCATTGAAGACGCCATAGAGCGATTAGAGAACTCACGTAAGTACTTGTTACTGGTAGCCGATATGATGCCCGAAGAGAAGTATGGGTACAAAGCAACAGAGGAGTCCTTGACCTTTGCCGAAAATTTAATGCATATTGGTTTTGCGCTAGATTGGCACAGCCAGTCACTCATTGGCGACCGAGAAGCACGCGTATACCAAACGGACACCGTTTTTAAACCTGCCAACAAAACAAAGGCTGAAATGATGGCCCGTATAGACCAAACATTTACCGAAGCCATTGCGCTTTTACAAGATGTGTCTCCTGAACAGTTAGATACCGAGTTGGATTATTTTGGACTTACACGCTCTAAACGACAAATTTATATGCTGCTGGCAGACCATATTACGCACCACAGAGGGCAAATGTTGGTTTACATGCGCCTAAACGGACTTACGCCGCCACGGTACGTATTATATCAATAGCAGTGTAAGAGAAAGTTATTCTTCTTTTTTCTTATCGCCGTTCATTAGCATTAGTACAATGCCAACAAGGGTTAAACACACGGCTGCAAATACAGCAATCATAATAACGCCGTTGCTCCAGTTTACCAAGGGTAGATGTAATGAGGTCATAGTCGGTAATTTTATTAACACAAAAATAGAATGTAGCTGCAAGATGTTCTATGACAATTGTCAGGAAATCAAAATACTACGCAACAAATAAATTTTCATTTCATTTGAGTGCCGCCAAACGTTGTAGGCTTGGTATGGGTTCTGTATTTTTATAGTTGAAAATGGTTTTTAGAAAATGGTAGATAAAATTAAATGTCCCAATTGTGGGCATGAGTTTGATGTTGAAGAGGCGCTTTCCGGCAAAATGCAGGCTCATTTTAAGGCTGAATATGAACGTAAAGTAGCCGAGCAGGCAGAAAAATTCAATAAAGAACGTAGAAAGCTTGAAATTGAAGTAGAAGAATTCGAAAAAAAGAAAGAGAAGGAAAACGAGCTTTTTAAAGAGAAGCTGGCACAACGCCTTGCTAAAGAATCTGAAAAAATACAGCTACAGACCAATGAGTCTTTTGAGCAAAAGTTAAAAGCCCTGCAACAAGAGAACGAGAAAAAGAAAGAGGAGAACAGAGCGCTACGTGCACAAGAGATCGATCTTTTAAAACGTGAGAACGAATTAAAGGAAAAAGCCGAAGAGCTTAAGATGAACGTTCAGAAAGAATTGTTGGAGAAACAATCGGTCATTGAAGAAAAGGCAAAGGCAAAAGAGCGCGAGGCAATGGCTTTGAAAGAGAAAGAATACCAGAAACAGCTAGACGACCAAAAGAAGCTTATTGATGAAATGAAGCGCAAGGCAGAGCAAGGTTCTATGCAAATGCAAGGCGAAA includes:
- a CDS encoding alginate lyase family protein, giving the protein MRQFAITIIFLFSFLSIFPQNIITNTTPSLLLGQGDQLPRIKKGLEAGNTDLVAALKKIVEEADAALKRPIVNVVAEGALPPSGDAHDYFSYSPYWWPDAENPDGPYIWRDGVTNPDRRTSDVSRLEAMNKAVTSLVPAWYFTGEEKYAERAVQQIRAWYLNPETRMNPNFRYGQKRRGHDYNSSGGILESNRMDWVVDCAILLEEFSGWTDKDKTDLRSWFGELSTWMVESPEGIEEAMQPNNHGAWYNQHLILFSLYGEKPEIARAFLERMPARIFGQVFIDGRQPQELIRTNALSYSIYGARALVGVARLGRHLDIDLFAYRSTEGRSIRLAIDYITPFILGEEEWPCSQIRPLRTGRANELYWNAALGFQDREFANILHKLPGDQLPSPIVQLLDPLPEGW
- a CDS encoding DinB family protein, whose product is MKTTITLITFLLFTTTCLFAQQDKFIEDAIERLENSRKYLLLVADMMPEEKYGYKATEESLTFAENLMHIGFALDWHSQSLIGDREARVYQTDTVFKPANKTKAEMMARIDQTFTEAIALLQDVSPEQLDTELDYFGLTRSKRQIYMLLADHITHHRGQMLVYMRLNGLTPPRYVLYQ